A genomic stretch from Desulfohalobium retbaense DSM 5692 includes:
- a CDS encoding pilus assembly protein PilP — protein MKVLQNLPCRRWPRWGLIGLSGAVSLVLAFPAVAAEIAEGQDPPGWLEPQTPVYDATGKADPFQSFVRQEEAQVQGPQRAEPQRPLTPLEKVAVSQLRLVGVIVRPGAGETPLAMVELPDGKGFLVRPGTRIGRNQGEVVAITSKAIMVQETVVDVFGEEKERTVTLKLHPSSGENDGST, from the coding sequence TTTGCAGAACCTGCCGTGCCGGAGGTGGCCCCGATGGGGACTCATTGGATTGAGTGGTGCCGTGTCACTGGTTTTGGCCTTTCCTGCGGTCGCGGCAGAGATTGCCGAGGGCCAGGACCCGCCGGGGTGGCTGGAACCACAAACCCCTGTCTATGATGCCACTGGAAAGGCAGATCCCTTCCAATCCTTTGTCCGGCAGGAAGAAGCGCAGGTCCAGGGGCCACAACGGGCTGAACCTCAGCGCCCCTTGACGCCGCTGGAGAAGGTGGCGGTCTCCCAACTCCGCCTCGTCGGGGTCATCGTCCGCCCGGGGGCGGGCGAGACGCCGTTGGCGATGGTGGAACTGCCTGACGGCAAAGGATTTCTGGTCCGTCCCGGTACCAGGATCGGACGCAATCAGGGCGAGGTCGTGGCCATTACCTCAAAGGCGATCATGGTCCAAGAGACTGTTGTGGATGTTTTTGGCGAGGAAAAAGAGCGCACGGTCACTTTAAAGTTGCACCCTTCCTCTGGAGAGAACGATGGTAGCACGTAG